In Gopherus flavomarginatus isolate rGopFla2 chromosome 5, rGopFla2.mat.asm, whole genome shotgun sequence, one DNA window encodes the following:
- the THOC6 gene encoding THO complex subunit 6 homolog isoform X1 — protein sequence MTSEERDEEMDAQRALELLHMTIFSQSVSPCGKYLAAGNNYGEIAIFSLSAALSSEAKEESKKPVVSFTAHDGPVYAMVSTERQLLSSGNGELRAWNWSDIVKKGCKEAWSRRPPYRSSLEVPEINSLQMNPKDNSILLAGGDCSVHAMDLESGTFTHEFRGHSDYVHCLALRDQSQECLSGSEDGTVRMWDLRTGAQVHLIEVHKYEECSRPQHGKWIRCLATDCDWMVCGGGPALTLWHLRSVTPTTVFPLPHCQQHVMFYQDLILSAGHSPAINHLQISGEVRAQIPCTPRSVHSLCVNERSPEHKVLTAAGSSHKVDVFTNFSYRAFSLCFA from the exons ATGACGTCAGAGGAGCGCGACGAGGAG ATGGACGCCCAGCGtgcgctggagctgctgcacatgACCATCTTCTCCCAGAGCGTCTCGCCCTGTGGCAAGTACCTGGCAGCTGGGAACAACTATGGGGAGATCGCCATCTTCAG cctctcGGCAGCGCTGAGCTCTGAAGCCAAGGAGGAGAGCAAGAAGCCGGTGGTGTCCTTCACAG CCCACGATGGCCCGGTCTACGCCATGGTATCCACCGAGCGGCAGCTGCTCAGCTCCGGCAACGGCGAGCTCAGGGCCTGGAACTGGAGCGACATCGTCAAGAAG GGGTGCAAGGAAGCCTGGAGCCGCAGACCCCCGTACAG GAGTAGCCTGGAGGTGCCCGAGATCAACAGCCTTCAGATGAACCCCAAG GATAACAGCATCCTGCTGGCCGGGGGCGACTGCTCCGTGCACGCCATGGACCTGGAGTCCGGCACCTTCACC caCGAGTTCCGGGGGCACAGCGACTACGTGCACTGCCTGGCGCTGCGGGACCAGTCCCAGGAGTGTCTGTCGGGCAGCGAGGATGGCACCGTGCGCATGTGGG ATCTACGCACTGGGGCGCAGGTCCATCTCATCGAAGTGCACAAATACGAG gaaTGCAGCCGGCCCCAGCACGGGAAGTGGATCCGTTGCCTGGCGACAGACTGTGACTGGATG GTGTGCGGAGGGGGCCCGGCACTCACCCTCTGGCACCTGCGCTCCGTGACCCCCACCAcggtcttccccctgccccactgccagcagcacgTCATGTTCTACCAGGACCTG ATCCTCTCGGCAGGGCACAGCCCGGCCATCAACCACCTGCAGATCAGCGGGGAAGTCAGGGCTCAGATCCCCTGCACGCCCCGCTCCGTCCACTCGCTCTGCGTCAACGAGCGCTCCCCTGAGCACAAG GTGCTGACGGCCGCCGGGAGCAGCCACAAAGTCGACGTCTTCACCAACTTCAGCTACCGGGCGTTTTCCCTCTGCTTCGCGTag
- the THOC6 gene encoding THO complex subunit 6 homolog isoform X2, with protein MVPREMDAQRALELLHMTIFSQSVSPCGKYLAAGNNYGEIAIFSLSAALSSEAKEESKKPVVSFTAHDGPVYAMVSTERQLLSSGNGELRAWNWSDIVKKGCKEAWSRRPPYRSSLEVPEINSLQMNPKDNSILLAGGDCSVHAMDLESGTFTHEFRGHSDYVHCLALRDQSQECLSGSEDGTVRMWDLRTGAQVHLIEVHKYEECSRPQHGKWIRCLATDCDWMVCGGGPALTLWHLRSVTPTTVFPLPHCQQHVMFYQDLILSAGHSPAINHLQISGEVRAQIPCTPRSVHSLCVNERSPEHKVLTAAGSSHKVDVFTNFSYRAFSLCFA; from the exons ATGGTACCTCGGGAG ATGGACGCCCAGCGtgcgctggagctgctgcacatgACCATCTTCTCCCAGAGCGTCTCGCCCTGTGGCAAGTACCTGGCAGCTGGGAACAACTATGGGGAGATCGCCATCTTCAG cctctcGGCAGCGCTGAGCTCTGAAGCCAAGGAGGAGAGCAAGAAGCCGGTGGTGTCCTTCACAG CCCACGATGGCCCGGTCTACGCCATGGTATCCACCGAGCGGCAGCTGCTCAGCTCCGGCAACGGCGAGCTCAGGGCCTGGAACTGGAGCGACATCGTCAAGAAG GGGTGCAAGGAAGCCTGGAGCCGCAGACCCCCGTACAG GAGTAGCCTGGAGGTGCCCGAGATCAACAGCCTTCAGATGAACCCCAAG GATAACAGCATCCTGCTGGCCGGGGGCGACTGCTCCGTGCACGCCATGGACCTGGAGTCCGGCACCTTCACC caCGAGTTCCGGGGGCACAGCGACTACGTGCACTGCCTGGCGCTGCGGGACCAGTCCCAGGAGTGTCTGTCGGGCAGCGAGGATGGCACCGTGCGCATGTGGG ATCTACGCACTGGGGCGCAGGTCCATCTCATCGAAGTGCACAAATACGAG gaaTGCAGCCGGCCCCAGCACGGGAAGTGGATCCGTTGCCTGGCGACAGACTGTGACTGGATG GTGTGCGGAGGGGGCCCGGCACTCACCCTCTGGCACCTGCGCTCCGTGACCCCCACCAcggtcttccccctgccccactgccagcagcacgTCATGTTCTACCAGGACCTG ATCCTCTCGGCAGGGCACAGCCCGGCCATCAACCACCTGCAGATCAGCGGGGAAGTCAGGGCTCAGATCCCCTGCACGCCCCGCTCCGTCCACTCGCTCTGCGTCAACGAGCGCTCCCCTGAGCACAAG GTGCTGACGGCCGCCGGGAGCAGCCACAAAGTCGACGTCTTCACCAACTTCAGCTACCGGGCGTTTTCCCTCTGCTTCGCGTag
- the THOC6 gene encoding THO complex subunit 6 homolog isoform X3, producing the protein MDAQRALELLHMTIFSQSVSPCGKYLAAGNNYGEIAIFSLSAALSSEAKEESKKPVVSFTAHDGPVYAMVSTERQLLSSGNGELRAWNWSDIVKKGCKEAWSRRPPYRSSLEVPEINSLQMNPKDNSILLAGGDCSVHAMDLESGTFTHEFRGHSDYVHCLALRDQSQECLSGSEDGTVRMWDLRTGAQVHLIEVHKYEECSRPQHGKWIRCLATDCDWMVCGGGPALTLWHLRSVTPTTVFPLPHCQQHVMFYQDLILSAGHSPAINHLQISGEVRAQIPCTPRSVHSLCVNERSPEHKVLTAAGSSHKVDVFTNFSYRAFSLCFA; encoded by the exons ATGGACGCCCAGCGtgcgctggagctgctgcacatgACCATCTTCTCCCAGAGCGTCTCGCCCTGTGGCAAGTACCTGGCAGCTGGGAACAACTATGGGGAGATCGCCATCTTCAG cctctcGGCAGCGCTGAGCTCTGAAGCCAAGGAGGAGAGCAAGAAGCCGGTGGTGTCCTTCACAG CCCACGATGGCCCGGTCTACGCCATGGTATCCACCGAGCGGCAGCTGCTCAGCTCCGGCAACGGCGAGCTCAGGGCCTGGAACTGGAGCGACATCGTCAAGAAG GGGTGCAAGGAAGCCTGGAGCCGCAGACCCCCGTACAG GAGTAGCCTGGAGGTGCCCGAGATCAACAGCCTTCAGATGAACCCCAAG GATAACAGCATCCTGCTGGCCGGGGGCGACTGCTCCGTGCACGCCATGGACCTGGAGTCCGGCACCTTCACC caCGAGTTCCGGGGGCACAGCGACTACGTGCACTGCCTGGCGCTGCGGGACCAGTCCCAGGAGTGTCTGTCGGGCAGCGAGGATGGCACCGTGCGCATGTGGG ATCTACGCACTGGGGCGCAGGTCCATCTCATCGAAGTGCACAAATACGAG gaaTGCAGCCGGCCCCAGCACGGGAAGTGGATCCGTTGCCTGGCGACAGACTGTGACTGGATG GTGTGCGGAGGGGGCCCGGCACTCACCCTCTGGCACCTGCGCTCCGTGACCCCCACCAcggtcttccccctgccccactgccagcagcacgTCATGTTCTACCAGGACCTG ATCCTCTCGGCAGGGCACAGCCCGGCCATCAACCACCTGCAGATCAGCGGGGAAGTCAGGGCTCAGATCCCCTGCACGCCCCGCTCCGTCCACTCGCTCTGCGTCAACGAGCGCTCCCCTGAGCACAAG GTGCTGACGGCCGCCGGGAGCAGCCACAAAGTCGACGTCTTCACCAACTTCAGCTACCGGGCGTTTTCCCTCTGCTTCGCGTag